Proteins found in one Crassostrea angulata isolate pt1a10 chromosome 3, ASM2561291v2, whole genome shotgun sequence genomic segment:
- the LOC128176107 gene encoding uncharacterized protein LOC128176107: MPHITQLAAVELDTGSLYNTYILPKVPISEEAMNTTGIVVNSDLEKMTVHGREVDAVNIISGLTEFVEWIKNFSNVILVAHNGRKFDFPVLMSTLRCLNMTDTLLPVVSGFIDSLSVFKKAFPGQQNYKQETLVKAVLNTSYAAHDATEDVKTFRPGLGFLYKACS, from the coding sequence ATGCCACATATTACTCAACTTGCTGCAGTTGAATTGGATACGGGATCTCTGTACAACACATATATTCTTCCAAAGGTGCCCATTTCAGAGGAAGCAATGAACACTACTGGCATTGTAGTGAATTCCGACTTAGAAAAAATGACTGTCCACGGTAGGGAGGTTGATGCAGTTAACATTATATCTGGACTAACAGAGTTTGTGGAATGGATAAAGAATTTTTCAAATGTTATATTGGTAGCACATAATGGAAGGAAATTCGACTTCCCTGTACTTATGAGTACCTTACGCTGTTTAAACATGACAGACACACTGCTTCCTGTTGTTTCTGGGTTTATTGACTCCCTGAGTGTGTTCAAGAAAGCCTTTCCTGGACAGCAGAATTACAAGCAAGAGACACTAGTGAAAGCGGTACTCAACACTAGCTACGCTGCCCATGATGCTACAGAAGATGTTAAAACCTTCAGGCCAGGCCTGGGTTTTCTCTACAAAGCGTGTTCTTGA